A genomic window from Sulfurimonas paralvinellae includes:
- a CDS encoding ATP-grasp domain-containing protein, whose translation MDKRTIGMWLYRNGGGDKIGKKIIKQLKERDIDVVNDLNLRHAIAKNGHIIYHGKENSGIKLDKLDLFFSYNAGEQTQYQMYLYQALNRIIPMINSYDAFALTEDKFHTSFVLRNNGIKTPDYKLCHRDDGHELKKIIKKWDKMVYKPTDGWGGVGLTKIENEANLDMLMPFLNQMDLRFFYVEKFIDYDNTDFRVDIVDGEFVSCYGRKASGTDWRTNVTSGGSVFMREANDEIIDVAMRACKATGVDIGGVDIIYDREKEEYVVLEVNGIPAFATPEQEKMGLNFNSKKIDLIVDLIDRKTK comes from the coding sequence ATGGATAAAAGAACGATCGGGATGTGGCTTTATAGAAATGGCGGCGGTGATAAGATAGGAAAAAAAATCATAAAACAGCTCAAAGAGAGAGATATTGATGTGGTGAATGATTTAAACTTACGCCATGCAATAGCGAAAAATGGCCATATTATTTACCATGGTAAAGAAAACAGTGGCATTAAACTTGATAAACTTGATCTCTTTTTCTCTTATAATGCGGGAGAACAGACACAGTATCAAATGTATCTCTATCAAGCTCTTAACCGTATCATCCCGATGATAAACTCATATGATGCTTTTGCTTTGACGGAAGATAAATTTCATACATCTTTTGTTTTGAGAAATAATGGAATAAAAACACCTGATTATAAACTGTGTCACCGTGATGATGGTCATGAACTTAAAAAGATCATCAAAAAATGGGATAAAATGGTTTATAAACCAACTGATGGCTGGGGTGGTGTCGGATTGACAAAAATCGAAAATGAAGCCAATCTTGATATGCTGATGCCGTTTTTAAATCAAATGGATTTACGATTTTTCTATGTTGAGAAGTTTATTGATTATGACAATACCGATTTTCGTGTAGACATTGTGGATGGTGAATTTGTATCTTGCTATGGCAGAAAAGCGAGTGGAACTGATTGGCGCACAAATGTTACAAGCGGCGGTTCTGTCTTTATGCGTGAGGCCAATGATGAAATCATTGATGTAGCAATGCGTGCCTGTAAAGCTACCGGAGTGGATATCGGCGGTGTAGATATTATCTATGACCGAGAAAAAGAGGAGTATGTTGTTTTGGAAGTAAACGGCATACCAGCTTTTGCTACACCTGAACAGGAAAAAATGGGATTAAACTTCAACAGTAAAAAAATCGATTTAATTGTGGATTTAATTGACAGAAAAACGAAGTAA
- a CDS encoding ATP-dependent Clp protease adaptor ClpS, giving the protein MATKTDYELHEETSLKHPKKYKVYLLNDDYTSMEFVVDILMSIFHKSYEEAEAIMLAVHKHERGLCGVYTHEIAETKVMQVSRRAKESGFPLKATMEEE; this is encoded by the coding sequence ATGGCTACAAAAACAGATTATGAACTCCATGAAGAGACCTCTTTAAAACATCCAAAAAAGTACAAAGTCTATCTTCTCAATGACGACTATACTTCTATGGAATTCGTTGTGGACATCTTAATGAGTATCTTTCACAAAAGTTATGAAGAGGCGGAAGCTATCATGCTTGCTGTTCACAAACATGAACGAGGTCTTTGTGGTGTATATACGCATGAAATAGCCGAAACAAAAGTGATGCAGGTAAGCAGACGTGCCAAAGAGAGCGGTTTTCCTTTAAAAGCCACAATGGAAGAGGAGTAG
- the aat gene encoding leucyl/phenylalanyl-tRNA--protein transferase, whose amino-acid sequence MYLPQLNKHSLTFPDPRDANEDGIVAWGGDLNPSRLIRAYQNGIFPWYSHQDPILWWSTDPRLIMELDDFKLSKSLRKSMKKFSYAFDKNFTQVMQNCATTPRKGQQGSWINDELIESFEILHGMGIAHSVETYNKEGELVGGLYGLVIGRVFCGESMFAHQSDASKAAYAVLVRHLKDWGYDFIDCQVPTEHLLSLGAKEVAREYFLMRLEKVNMDIIKNSWEINSLLI is encoded by the coding sequence GTGTACCTACCACAACTGAATAAACACTCCCTGACCTTTCCAGATCCAAGAGATGCTAATGAAGACGGCATTGTAGCTTGGGGAGGAGATCTCAATCCTTCAAGACTGATCCGTGCCTATCAAAACGGTATCTTCCCCTGGTACTCCCATCAAGACCCTATTCTATGGTGGTCAACAGACCCAAGACTTATCATGGAACTTGATGATTTTAAACTCTCTAAATCACTTAGAAAAAGCATGAAAAAGTTCAGCTATGCTTTTGATAAGAATTTTACTCAAGTCATGCAAAATTGTGCCACAACACCAAGAAAAGGACAGCAGGGCTCTTGGATAAACGATGAACTCATAGAATCATTTGAAATACTCCATGGGATGGGAATAGCTCATAGTGTTGAAACGTATAATAAAGAAGGAGAATTGGTAGGCGGACTTTATGGTTTGGTAATTGGCAGAGTATTTTGCGGAGAATCAATGTTTGCTCATCAAAGTGATGCATCAAAAGCTGCTTATGCTGTTCTTGTCAGACATTTAAAAGATTGGGGATATGATTTTATAGATTGTCAAGTACCTACAGAGCATCTCTTAAGTTTAGGTGCAAAAGAGGTGGCAAGAGAATATTTTTTAATGCGTTTGGAAAAAGTCAATATGGATATAATTAAAAATAGTTGGGAAATTAATAGTTTATTGATATAA
- a CDS encoding M14 family zinc carboxypeptidase, translating into MRQQYSSYDECVDFFKAAQKSNPDLFKVQTIGKTWEERDIIAVTITKEIATHQEKPALFYTGTIHAREWIGIELSLSFAQYIIDHIDYDPQLNAILDSTTLYMVPCANPDGFEYSRNHFSFWRKNRRKNPDGSYGVDLNRNFSIGYAPNKNYTSNVYSGPEPFSEPETRALRDFFVSHENITIALDYHSQGNVFFPAHNFIHEDAEDAIDLNILASNMAEEIRKESGREYGVHMGKPPVHLISGSGREFYYSRGALALVAEVGTRNISDYLEHMSEHIDENIPALMMALSEVKNYNKVNVLPRVEDFCATTIASKEITLEWDYIDDETIFFEIYRSTKKKGFAQASNRIGMTKLKTFTDRNLKSATNYYYYIRAVCKDRSIKSPFGQMVGVRTKPAESMFSKILYPVASKIGYVGEKTKKNAEHFGNNSLFVGISEKKGECLGVAGFSLQTIPENAIITEAKISFYPMNRVAVQVERYGEWRVGQMDERTIEKIDRFEDIKNAKMLSFIDRPTASSQLSQGIWRTYKFAAQEIAVLQKSLKRREAYFKMQGPTSLPLDRSSQLMQWDIGYGKFSGGLTYRPKLDISYTIDEAKLDLLSSSEFTINEDNLKDTALNAGYDKNSLQKYACMEFDLTNLPDTDNIVVSKAYIELEAQKIVSTSKSLRFHIEMVEPIDGDITYDKIKNRNVIERIGYDVSLSDLEDSRQQRFVFDRFAINEMIEIHKIMKKVLFVISASTHKESVNSEYVSWLDSKRENRPQLALHYIKKRKNPPKQVENLRTSFENGVVKLEWDNPEDEGFQGVIVVKNPFKVPCSPYDGQKLYGGKDNYTYDSFGDREVHKYYAVFSYDDVPNFSEPTIIEINV; encoded by the coding sequence TTGAGACAACAATATAGCTCTTATGATGAGTGTGTAGACTTTTTTAAAGCAGCACAAAAATCAAACCCGGATCTTTTTAAAGTACAAACCATTGGAAAGACATGGGAAGAAAGAGACATTATCGCTGTTACCATTACAAAAGAGATTGCTACGCATCAAGAGAAGCCGGCACTTTTTTATACCGGAACAATTCACGCTAGAGAATGGATAGGTATAGAACTTTCGCTCTCCTTTGCGCAATACATTATAGATCATATTGATTATGATCCGCAACTCAATGCAATTTTAGACAGCACAACACTCTATATGGTGCCGTGTGCGAATCCTGATGGTTTTGAATACTCACGCAATCACTTCTCATTTTGGAGAAAGAATCGTCGTAAAAACCCTGATGGAAGCTATGGTGTAGATTTGAACAGAAACTTTAGTATCGGTTATGCTCCAAATAAAAATTATACATCAAATGTCTATTCTGGACCGGAACCTTTTTCTGAGCCTGAAACGCGAGCACTGAGAGATTTTTTTGTCTCACATGAAAATATCACTATAGCCCTCGATTATCACTCACAGGGAAATGTTTTCTTTCCCGCTCACAATTTTATTCATGAAGATGCCGAAGATGCTATTGACCTGAATATCCTGGCTTCGAATATGGCTGAAGAGATTCGCAAAGAATCTGGTCGTGAATATGGTGTTCATATGGGAAAACCTCCTGTACATCTTATTTCAGGAAGTGGAAGAGAATTTTACTATTCACGTGGAGCCCTTGCTCTTGTTGCGGAAGTCGGAACTAGAAATATCAGTGATTATCTTGAGCACATGAGTGAACATATCGATGAAAATATTCCTGCACTTATGATGGCGCTCTCTGAAGTGAAAAATTACAATAAAGTCAATGTCCTTCCACGAGTAGAAGATTTCTGTGCAACGACAATAGCATCAAAAGAGATTACTCTGGAATGGGATTATATTGATGATGAAACAATATTTTTTGAAATTTATCGCTCAACAAAGAAAAAAGGTTTTGCACAGGCTTCCAATAGAATAGGAATGACAAAGTTAAAAACTTTCACTGATAGAAATCTAAAATCAGCAACGAACTACTATTATTACATTCGCGCAGTATGTAAAGATAGATCTATTAAGTCACCATTTGGACAGATGGTAGGTGTGCGCACAAAGCCTGCAGAAAGCATGTTCTCAAAAATCCTCTATCCGGTTGCTTCAAAAATAGGTTATGTAGGCGAAAAAACAAAGAAGAATGCAGAGCATTTTGGTAATAACTCTCTGTTTGTCGGAATTTCGGAGAAAAAAGGGGAATGTCTCGGAGTTGCAGGATTTTCATTACAGACAATTCCTGAAAATGCAATTATTACAGAAGCAAAGATCTCTTTTTATCCGATGAACCGTGTAGCAGTTCAGGTTGAACGCTATGGAGAGTGGCGAGTCGGACAGATGGATGAGCGCACGATTGAGAAGATAGATCGTTTTGAAGATATAAAAAATGCAAAAATGCTCTCATTCATTGATAGACCGACAGCCTCTTCACAACTCTCACAGGGGATTTGGAGAACGTATAAATTCGCTGCACAGGAGATAGCAGTTTTGCAAAAATCACTCAAACGCAGAGAAGCTTACTTTAAAATGCAGGGACCGACATCATTGCCTCTTGATCGTTCATCGCAACTGATGCAGTGGGATATCGGTTATGGAAAATTCAGCGGTGGTCTTACATACAGACCTAAGCTCGATATCTCTTATACTATAGATGAAGCAAAACTTGACTTGCTTTCGAGTTCTGAATTCACAATTAATGAAGATAATTTAAAAGATACGGCACTCAATGCAGGCTACGATAAAAACTCTTTACAAAAATACGCCTGTATGGAGTTTGATCTTACAAATTTACCAGATACAGATAATATTGTCGTCTCTAAAGCATACATAGAACTTGAAGCACAAAAGATTGTTTCAACAAGTAAAAGTTTACGTTTTCATATTGAGATGGTTGAACCGATAGATGGTGACATAACCTATGATAAAATTAAAAATCGAAATGTAATTGAACGTATAGGCTATGATGTTAGTCTGTCAGATTTAGAAGATTCGAGGCAGCAGCGCTTTGTTTTTGACAGGTTTGCGATCAATGAGATGATAGAGATCCATAAAATAATGAAAAAAGTTCTGTTCGTTATCTCAGCTTCGACACATAAAGAGAGTGTCAATTCCGAATACGTAAGCTGGCTGGATTCAAAACGTGAAAACAGACCTCAATTGGCGCTACACTATATAAAGAAACGTAAAAATCCTCCAAAGCAGGTAGAGAATCTTCGAACAAGTTTCGAAAACGGTGTTGTGAAGTTAGAGTGGGATAACCCTGAAGATGAAGGTTTTCAAGGTGTAATTGTCGTGAAGAATCCTTTTAAGGTTCCATGTTCTCCATATGATGGACAAAAACTCTATGGAGGTAAAGATAATTATACTTATGACAGCTTCGGTGATAGAGAAGTACACAAGTATTATGCTGTTTTCTCTTATGATGATGTACCGAATTTTTCAGAACCGACTATTATTGAAATTAATGTCTAG
- the clpA gene encoding ATP-dependent Clp protease ATP-binding subunit ClpA, whose protein sequence is MISPTLNDIFQKSILFAKQLHHEYLTIEHVFYLLLSSSEGAAIIEACGGDTQKMKDELANYIKENIETLPQNIEQDPYESVALSRLIDNMVRHIQSAGQTSADVGDLLAALYEEEHTFAYMLLNEYHISRLDILEIISHSDIKTTANDKESNLDKYAVNLLEKAREGKIDPVIGRDKEIKRVTQILCRRKKNNPILVGEPGVGKTAIAEGLALRIVAQDVPDIIQDSELYALDLGAMLAGTKYRGDFEKRLKGVMDEIKLIPNAILFIDEIHTLIGAGSTSGSMDAANQLKPALASGEIKCMGATTFSEYRNSFEKDKALSRRFSKVDINEPSNEVSYKILKGLQNKYEKHHSVKYTNKALKSAVDLSKRYITDRFLPDKAIDLIDETAASFHLKKNKRVKVSAADIQKTIASIVGISNRKMNNDETEALKNLESDLKSRVIGQDQAVQAVAQAIKISKAGLTPQNKPIASFLFSGPTGAGKTELAIALSDTLGIHFEKFDMSEYMEKHALSRLVGAPPGYVGFEQGGLLTEAIKKHPYTVLLLDEIEKAHPDLVNILLQIMDSATLTDNNGYKADFQNVILILTSNIGATARNVMGFNKDDSLSSNEELKAFFTPEFRNRLDAIVDFQQLSHDTVKGIVYKFINELNAELKAKKINVYLNDESAEFIANKAYSKEMGARPIKRYIQDNITNKLSDEILFGKLKDGGSVEVNIIDNKLELDFQEHQRVPTTTE, encoded by the coding sequence ATGATTAGTCCCACACTCAATGACATTTTTCAAAAATCGATTCTTTTTGCAAAACAGTTACACCACGAATATCTCACAATAGAACATGTCTTTTATCTTTTACTCAGTTCAAGCGAAGGTGCAGCTATCATTGAAGCCTGTGGCGGCGATACACAAAAGATGAAAGATGAACTGGCGAATTATATTAAAGAAAATATAGAAACACTCCCTCAAAATATTGAGCAAGATCCCTATGAAAGTGTTGCACTTTCTCGCCTCATTGACAATATGGTACGTCATATTCAATCCGCGGGACAGACGAGTGCCGATGTAGGCGATCTGCTTGCAGCGCTCTATGAAGAAGAGCACACCTTTGCCTATATGCTGCTCAACGAGTACCACATCTCACGTCTTGATATCTTGGAGATCATATCACATTCCGACATCAAAACTACTGCCAATGACAAAGAAAGCAATCTAGACAAATATGCCGTAAATCTTTTAGAAAAAGCACGAGAAGGCAAAATCGACCCTGTTATCGGCAGAGATAAAGAGATAAAACGTGTCACACAGATACTCTGCAGACGTAAGAAAAACAATCCTATCTTGGTTGGAGAACCGGGCGTAGGAAAAACTGCTATTGCAGAAGGCTTGGCGTTGCGTATAGTCGCACAGGATGTTCCTGATATTATTCAAGATTCAGAGCTTTATGCGCTCGATCTTGGAGCAATGCTTGCAGGCACCAAGTACAGAGGCGATTTTGAAAAAAGATTAAAAGGCGTTATGGATGAGATAAAACTCATTCCTAATGCTATTTTATTCATTGATGAAATCCACACACTCATCGGTGCAGGCAGTACAAGCGGCTCTATGGATGCAGCGAACCAGCTTAAACCCGCTCTTGCCTCTGGTGAGATAAAATGCATGGGAGCAACAACTTTTTCTGAGTACCGCAACAGTTTTGAAAAAGACAAAGCTTTGAGCAGAAGATTTTCAAAAGTGGATATCAATGAACCTTCCAATGAAGTCAGTTATAAGATTCTCAAAGGTCTGCAAAACAAATATGAAAAGCACCATAGCGTAAAATATACCAACAAAGCCCTCAAATCTGCCGTTGATCTCTCAAAACGCTATATTACAGATAGATTTCTTCCCGATAAAGCCATAGATCTCATCGATGAAACAGCAGCTTCTTTTCATCTTAAAAAGAATAAACGCGTCAAAGTCAGTGCAGCTGATATTCAAAAAACGATCGCATCTATTGTCGGCATATCCAACAGAAAAATGAACAATGACGAGACAGAAGCACTTAAAAATCTTGAAAGTGATCTCAAATCCCGTGTAATAGGTCAAGATCAGGCAGTTCAAGCCGTTGCTCAGGCCATAAAAATATCAAAAGCCGGACTTACACCACAAAACAAACCAATTGCATCCTTTCTTTTTTCAGGGCCAACCGGTGCTGGAAAGACTGAACTTGCCATTGCACTCAGTGATACACTTGGCATTCATTTTGAGAAATTTGACATGAGTGAATACATGGAGAAACATGCACTCTCACGTCTTGTAGGAGCACCTCCCGGTTATGTCGGTTTTGAACAGGGTGGGCTGTTGACAGAAGCCATTAAAAAACATCCTTATACGGTTCTCTTACTCGATGAAATCGAAAAAGCCCATCCAGATCTTGTCAATATTCTTCTTCAGATTATGGACAGTGCAACACTCACGGACAACAATGGATACAAAGCTGATTTTCAAAATGTTATCCTTATCTTGACATCCAATATTGGAGCAACAGCGCGTAATGTTATGGGCTTCAATAAAGATGATTCACTCTCTTCTAACGAAGAACTCAAAGCATTCTTCACGCCGGAATTTAGAAACAGACTTGATGCCATCGTTGACTTTCAACAGTTAAGTCATGATACAGTCAAAGGAATCGTTTATAAATTCATCAATGAACTAAATGCAGAACTAAAAGCGAAAAAGATAAATGTATACCTTAATGATGAAAGTGCTGAATTTATAGCCAATAAAGCCTATTCAAAAGAGATGGGAGCGCGGCCTATAAAACGCTATATTCAAGACAATATTACCAATAAACTGAGTGATGAAATTCTTTTTGGCAAGCTCAAAGATGGCGGTAGCGTAGAAGTCAATATCATTGATAATAAACTTGAACTAGATTTTCAAGAGCACCAACGTGTACCTACCACAACTGAATAA
- a CDS encoding M20 family metallopeptidase, with protein sequence MHYLDDLKKVIEINSYTNNKEGVDAVGNIFDGWFESLGFRTTQYQRETIGNHRHYASSHTENHPKLLLLGHIDTVFPPGKFEYFTEDEEWVYGPGVCDMKGGNIVLIEALRELKNSDIEIENIDVLLVSDEETGSDDSKYLTQELASAYDYCFVYEAAGRNMELVTGRKGVGTFFIDIEGKAAHAGNHYSDGHDANLELSYKLQELVALTDLDKGTTVNVGKIEGGIGANTISPHARMTFELRYKSAGERDRVLQTIEAIVNRSYVQGTSSTLSGGIQRDVMQTSEKSLELLNKIEMITQQQIISEERGGVSDANIVSSCGVVTLDGFGPYGDGDHTVKERALKNSFASRIEMSRKLFEHFIKNSNF encoded by the coding sequence ATGCACTACCTTGATGACCTGAAAAAAGTCATAGAAATCAACTCATATACAAACAACAAAGAAGGCGTTGACGCAGTCGGTAATATTTTTGATGGCTGGTTTGAATCTTTGGGTTTTAGAACTACACAATATCAAAGAGAAACGATAGGGAATCATCGTCATTATGCCTCCTCCCATACAGAAAATCATCCAAAATTACTGCTTTTAGGCCATATAGATACGGTCTTTCCTCCCGGTAAGTTTGAATACTTTACTGAAGATGAAGAATGGGTGTATGGACCGGGTGTTTGTGATATGAAGGGCGGCAATATTGTCCTGATCGAGGCTTTGCGTGAGCTAAAGAACAGTGATATTGAGATTGAAAATATAGATGTCTTATTAGTCAGCGATGAAGAGACAGGCAGTGATGATTCAAAATACCTCACGCAGGAATTGGCATCGGCATATGATTATTGTTTCGTTTATGAAGCGGCAGGCAGAAACATGGAACTTGTCACCGGGCGTAAGGGTGTCGGTACTTTTTTCATTGATATTGAAGGCAAAGCCGCTCATGCAGGTAATCATTACAGTGACGGGCATGATGCAAATTTGGAACTCTCTTATAAACTGCAGGAACTTGTTGCATTGACGGATCTCGATAAGGGAACAACGGTCAATGTAGGAAAGATTGAAGGCGGCATAGGTGCAAATACAATTTCACCTCACGCAAGGATGACCTTTGAGCTGCGATATAAAAGTGCTGGAGAGCGAGACAGGGTATTGCAGACAATTGAAGCAATAGTCAATCGTTCCTATGTACAGGGAACATCATCGACACTAAGCGGCGGGATACAACGAGATGTAATGCAAACATCTGAGAAGTCCTTAGAACTGCTAAATAAGATAGAAATGATTACACAACAGCAAATTATTTCAGAAGAACGCGGTGGCGTGAGTGATGCAAATATTGTCAGTTCCTGTGGAGTGGTGACACTAGATGGCTTTGGTCCTTATGGGGATGGCGATCATACAGTTAAAGAGAGGGCACTTAAAAACAGTTTCGCCTCACGCATAGAGATGAGTAGAAAGCTTTTTGAACACTTTATAAAAAATTCAAATTTTTAG
- a CDS encoding aminotransferase class I/II-fold pyridoxal phosphate-dependent enzyme: MNKFENYCTDFVQRVGAKEGAISPAITSSASFAYGSPETAEGIFNGSVKKPLYSRMGNPTTAKLESIMAKMDGGIGAVATSSGMGATTLACMSLLASGDEIISVGGLFGGTYSLFNETLSRFGINTSFFDVDEFEAIENTITDNTKIIFLESVGNPNMCLPDIKRIANIANKHGVALIIDNTITPLSITPLELGADIVVYSTTKIIAGNSSALGGCAVFRAINDDADKFKTQRYAFLEKFIKNAGSMALIPNAKKRALRDFGMSANAHASYQTMLGLETLPLRLPRIVQSVETIVKALDAQGLHINHPVLASHPHHARYNESFPNGCGTLFTVDMGSQARAYDFLRKTKLATITANIGDSRTLALHMASTIYSDFDQETRKFLGITDGLIRVSVGLENPQDIIDDFIKAAE; encoded by the coding sequence ATGAATAAATTTGAAAACTATTGTACAGACTTTGTACAGAGAGTTGGCGCTAAAGAAGGTGCCATCTCTCCTGCAATCACATCATCAGCATCTTTTGCCTATGGCTCACCTGAAACGGCAGAAGGGATATTTAACGGCAGTGTAAAAAAACCTCTCTACTCACGCATGGGAAATCCGACGACAGCAAAACTCGAATCCATCATGGCTAAAATGGACGGCGGAATCGGTGCTGTTGCAACAAGTTCAGGAATGGGTGCAACAACTCTTGCCTGTATGTCTCTTCTTGCTTCCGGTGATGAGATCATCAGTGTCGGCGGGCTTTTTGGAGGCACATATTCACTTTTTAACGAAACACTTTCACGCTTTGGTATTAACACATCTTTTTTCGATGTAGATGAATTTGAAGCTATAGAAAATACCATTACCGATAATACAAAAATAATCTTTTTAGAGAGTGTCGGCAATCCAAACATGTGCCTGCCTGATATCAAACGCATTGCAAATATAGCGAATAAACATGGCGTCGCGCTTATCATTGACAATACCATAACGCCTTTAAGTATCACTCCTTTGGAACTTGGCGCTGATATTGTTGTTTATTCAACAACAAAAATCATTGCAGGAAATTCATCTGCACTTGGTGGCTGCGCCGTCTTTCGAGCCATAAATGATGATGCTGACAAATTTAAAACACAGCGTTATGCTTTTTTAGAGAAATTTATAAAAAATGCAGGCAGCATGGCCCTCATTCCAAATGCAAAAAAACGCGCATTGCGTGACTTTGGTATGAGTGCAAATGCTCACGCAAGCTACCAGACAATGCTTGGACTCGAAACACTGCCGTTGCGTCTGCCGAGAATCGTTCAAAGTGTTGAGACGATCGTAAAGGCTTTAGATGCACAAGGGTTACATATCAATCATCCTGTGCTTGCTTCACACCCACACCATGCACGATACAATGAGAGTTTTCCAAACGGATGCGGAACACTCTTTACAGTCGATATGGGTTCACAAGCCAGAGCGTATGACTTTTTAAGAAAAACCAAACTTGCAACCATAACAGCAAACATCGGTGATTCTCGCACGCTGGCACTCCATATGGCTTCCACTATTTACAGTGATTTCGATCAGGAAACACGAAAGTTTCTCGGCATTACAGACGGACTTATCCGTGTCTCTGTAGGGCTGGAAAATCCTCAGGACATCATAGATGATTTTATAAAGGCGGCAGAGTAA
- a CDS encoding tyrosine-type recombinase/integrase — MTTLKQLNKIGQLLENLGLLNNKYLTFKNDKYYFVIKIKNYTYKKSLKTDNFIYANLLKYKILEVIKKIKNDFSLNDMINTHYQINNMGGAGLVLTAENEDERKLIAEIEKTIIKKIKLLEKENNVSIENKETRNSQTLKKSCEHFLKVKSAEKRGNTKIMYKYNLTVEYLYIYFKASKNVKDITNLDATNFRTFLLSIPSNWKRKKDIRDKNLKLLIEKKSKLLDKYPKQSTRTIDEVVKRTKEIFEHFVDNNFIYKNPFIKLKAMNKKTYSDKREFTESESAYILEYLKNENLTQEYNFFKFLLMTGLRRAEAVNLKLENIDYEKELIYVGGTKTENAVRIMVIHKDLISTLKEQIQGKEKSDFIFFNEKKFTRLGEKPRESKVGILINRYIKTVIGEENKKFLDIHSLRKNFSQILYLANVFNDLEIKTLVGHSTKKDTTDRHYLRGKRDFKSLKEKMDKVDFTPFLVVQKNQDSFSEGIELC, encoded by the coding sequence ATGACAACTTTAAAACAACTTAATAAAATAGGACAACTTTTAGAGAATCTTGGTTTATTAAATAATAAATATTTGACTTTTAAGAATGATAAATATTATTTTGTTATTAAAATTAAAAATTACACCTATAAAAAATCACTTAAAACAGATAATTTCATTTACGCAAACCTTTTAAAATATAAGATTTTAGAAGTTATCAAGAAAATCAAAAATGATTTTTCTTTAAATGATATGATTAACACTCACTATCAAATTAATAATATGGGCGGTGCAGGACTAGTTCTCACTGCTGAAAATGAAGATGAACGCAAACTAATTGCTGAAATTGAAAAAACCATTATCAAAAAAATCAAACTTTTAGAAAAAGAGAACAATGTATCTATTGAAAATAAAGAAACCAGAAATTCTCAAACATTAAAGAAGTCTTGCGAACATTTCTTAAAAGTAAAGTCTGCTGAGAAAAGAGGCAATACGAAAATAATGTATAAATATAATCTAACTGTTGAATATCTATATATCTATTTTAAAGCAAGTAAAAATGTAAAAGACATTACTAATCTTGATGCTACTAATTTTAGAACTTTTTTATTATCTATTCCTAGCAATTGGAAACGCAAAAAAGATATAAGAGATAAGAACTTAAAGCTACTTATAGAGAAAAAAAGCAAGCTATTAGACAAATACCCTAAACAATCAACTAGAACGATAGATGAAGTCGTTAAAAGAACAAAAGAGATATTTGAGCATTTTGTAGATAATAATTTTATTTATAAGAATCCATTTATAAAACTAAAAGCTATGAATAAAAAAACCTATTCTGATAAAAGAGAATTTACAGAAAGTGAAAGTGCTTATATTTTAGAGTATTTAAAAAATGAAAATTTAACGCAAGAATATAATTTCTTTAAATTTTTGCTAATGACAGGATTAAGAAGAGCGGAAGCAGTAAATTTAAAACTTGAAAATATAGACTATGAAAAAGAACTTATTTATGTTGGTGGAACTAAAACAGAAAATGCTGTAAGAATTATGGTTATTCATAAAGATTTGATTTCTACTCTTAAAGAACAGATTCAAGGTAAAGAAAAATCAGATTTTATATTCTTCAATGAAAAAAAATTTACAAGATTAGGTGAAAAACCTAGGGAGTCAAAAGTTGGAATTCTGATAAACAGATATATTAAAACTGTTATTGGAGAAGAAAACAAAAAATTTTTAGACATTCATTCATTGCGAAAAAACTTCTCTCAAATATTATATTTAGCTAATGTTTTCAATGATTTAGAAATAAAAACACTTGTCGGGCACTCCACAAAAAAAGATACGACTGATAGACACTATTTGCGTGGTAAAAGAGATTTTAAATCTTTAAAAGAGAAGATGGACAAAGTTGACTTTACACCATTTTTAGTAGTTCAAAAAAATCAAGATTCATTTAGTGAGGGAATTGAATTATGCTAA